Proteins co-encoded in one Brassica rapa cultivar Chiifu-401-42 chromosome A02, CAAS_Brap_v3.01, whole genome shotgun sequence genomic window:
- the LOC103853891 gene encoding protein MIZU-KUSSEI 1-like produces MKSILSSTSLDSSFSLSKRYFNWKKKKVQEKDEEEEVEDDHNNNNEEKILTRFNFSSDPTQPDQFHTQHVMQKKKKKKTIEKIRYALGFSNSGLGFRVVGTLFGNRHGHVYFAVQDDPTRLPAVLIQLPTPTSILVKEMASGLVRIALETAAFKRDSKKLLEESTWRTYCNGKKCGYSARKECGEAEWRVLKAVGPITMGAGVLPAAATAGEEGNEAVGSEKGELMYMRAQFERVTGSRDSEAFYMMNPDGSSGGPELSVYFLRV; encoded by the coding sequence ATGAAGTCAATCTTATCCAGCACTTCCCTCgactcttccttctctctctccaaaCGTTACTTCaactggaagaagaagaaggttcaAGAAAAAGACGAAGAGGAGGAAGTAGAAGACgatcacaacaacaacaacgaagAAAAGATCTTGACACGTTTCAACTTTTCCTCCGACCCGACACAACCAGATCAGTTCCATACTCAACACGTGatgcaaaagaagaagaagaaaaagacaatAGAGAAGATCCGTTATGCACTCGGGTTCTCCAACTCGGGTCTAGGTTTTCGGGTCGTGGGTACGTTATTCGGAAACCGTCATGGACACGTGTACTTCGCCGTACAGGATGACCCGACCCGTTTACCAGCTGTTCTGATCCAGCTACCGACTCCGACGAGCATACTCGTCAAGGAAATGGCTTCGGGACTTGTAAGGATCGCGCTGGAAACGGCAGCGTTTAAGAGGGACTCGAAGAAGCTTCTTGAAGAGTCTACGTGGAGAACGTACTGTAACGGCAAAAAGTGCGGTTACTCGGCCAGGAAAGAGTGTGGAGAGGCGGAGTGGAGAGTGTTGAAGGCGGTGGGGCCTATTACGATGGGTGCCGGAGTCTTACCTGCGGCGGCAACGGCGGGGGAAGAAGGGAATGAAGCGGTGGGGTCCGAGAAAGGTGAGCTCATGTACATGAGAGCCCAGTTCGAGCGGGTTACCGGGTCCAGAGACTCGGAGGCCTTTTACATGATGAATCCTGATGGGTCAAGTGGTGGGCCTGAGCTTAGTGTATATTTTCTAAGGGTTTAA
- the LOC117132008 gene encoding uncharacterized protein LOC117132008 — protein sequence MDELGLPLRMFEAGSEPSGRKRVNNYFNLRWIDLIKNALEEDDLEMLNQSQFRRVLQMGSYTFSVMFLHYCLSRQLVTAKEFELWWIFVGKPIRYAIQDFAMVTGLNCGDGVGLAGEPPEKGIGRGKASGKGKSSMSIWDDLFRGEEKPTPGWIMERLVRGKKYKDRLTRLRLSLLVLVEGILCPTCGTTNIRPEIVSMLGDLDAFLKYPWGRELFLLTVRSTKARSAVNYVKDTMALQGFTHAMVLVTVTACPSIIIKTGGADPLADSNLSSEEIIRRVVERKVVVNIVSAKSVDQLGHAYVRSLISTDEVGEDLYRGLGDKEDTSVDTMVALIEDDYPFEHNTWSGGVKADDVKLKKGHAQTSESSDENVPDPVEKDNAHRGGVESGGYPGDPRGQSSANPSGAPHGGESFHVDVETLLRRAAEVYEDKVIAMFEGYILSLKGHFNSEVGGLRTDLQAATTAIAHLETTVTGKFDKINQLLKSGPRGADMGATYGFSPARHSSPFRGQNDDFNYTEVNPDRHTTHSGVPQSTPRDGEDVAATETASGGLGQNLDEGEMGEGLSPEKQTESTHGAELRAQTGVHHGGDAGIGNVEVGEQGGDADIGHDPINVENPSPSVNVAAPDNSDAANPPSRVDVDEVNVSSERRVDDPVSGVVNKIISEAGIDKNPVRPSGGSGTDVPQTSSDVNPEKVGLDGVHDARGDATVANKGEDADEDDVTITKFQAGDKNTDAAGGQADGGRRCSRRTHISTKRYTPPAPPVRKKDGNKKVARQTDDNPAPPKRGKKVAAEPSNPKPRRQEKHTFIGGFSPFTPPTPAAREAFMKTMAEAKSNAPSLGSISSIASLDDLFNCTGVCSYEAVDRVVGWIRKRRDSNPSSKFDFIPPTFFIDLIRSYPAFEAMQDKSAFTFPVSLRSQFMHRPQWFTQVDFLYSLILVKDRHWVGMIVDLPMWAIYVVDANQTCPPISVLKDVVNPISIMMPYMVSRFCLTSRARELNYLPFPISRLDIPVLLEHPGYAAVVALIMLEIAVVGKPLLDLALTDEEVRVAAENYAISTLCMFKVVPPNPAV from the exons ATGGACGAATTAGGACTTCCTCTGAGAATGTTTGAGGCGGGTTCGGAACCATCAGGGCGGAAACGGGTTAATAACTACTTCAACCTACGGTGGATTGACCTCATAAAGAATGCACTAGAGGAAGACGACTTGGAAATGTTGAATCAGTCGCAGTTCCGGAGAGTTTTGCAGATGGGGTCGTATACTTTCTCAGTAATGTTCCTCCATTACTGCCTCTCACGCCAGTTGGTCACTGCAAAAGAGTTTGAACTTTGGTGGATCTTCGTTGGTAAGCCGATACGCTATGCCATACAAGACTTTGCTATGGTCACCGGACTGAACTGTGGCGACGGGGTTGGACTAGCTGGAGAACCCCCCGAGAAAGGTATCGGGCGAGGAAAGGCATCCGGTAAAGGGAAATCATCTATGTCAATATGGGATGATTTATTTCGTGGGGAGGAGAAGCCCACACCTGGATGGATCATGGAGCGGCTTGTGAGGGGTAAAAAATACAAGGATCGGTTAACGCGTTTGCGGCTTTCGTTGTTGGTTTTGGTGGAAGGAATTCTGTGTCCAACATGTGGGACAACAAATATCAGACCCGAAATAGTGAGCATGCTTGGTGATCTTGACGCTTTCCTGAAGTATCCATGGGGCAGGGAGTTATTTTTACTGACGGTTAGAAGTACAAAAGCAAGATCTGCAGTAAATTATGTGAAGGATACAATGGCCCTTCAAGGATTTACTCATGCGATGGTATTGGTTACTGTCACTGCATGTCCTTCTATCATTATTAAGACTGGTGGTGCGGATCCTCTAGCAGATTCCAACTTGTCCAGCGAAGAGATTATCAGGAGAGTTGTTGAAAGAAAGGTGGTAGTCAACATTGTCTCGGCCAAGTCGGTTGATCAACTGGGACAT GCATATGTACGGTCTTTGATTAGCACAGATGAAGTGGGTGAGGATCTTTATCGTGGGTTGGGAGATAAGGAAGATACGAGTGTTGATACCATGGTTGCTTTGATTGAGGATGATTACCCATTTGAGCATAACACTTGGTCAGGTGGTGTGAAAGCGGATGATGTTAAACTGAAGAAGGGTCATGCACAAACGTCGGAGTCAAGTGATGAAAATGTTCCTGACCCGGTTGAAAAGGATAATGCTCATCGTGGTGGCGTAGAGAGTGGTGGTTACCCTGGAGATCCGAGAGGGCAATCATCAGCTAACCCCTCGGGTGCCCCGCATGGTGGTGAGAGTTTCCATGTTGATGTCGAAACACTACTTAGGCGTGCAGCTGAGGTTTACGAGGATAAGGTAATTGCAATGTTTGAGGGCTATATTCTGAGTTTGAAGGGACATTTTAATTCTGAAGTGGGAGGCCTTCGAACCGACTTACAAGCAGCTACCACCGCGATTGCCCATTTGGAAACTACGGTCACAGGGAAGTTTGATAAGATCAATCAGTTACTTAAGTCTGGGCCTAGAGGTGCGGATATGGGAGCAACGTATGGGTTTAGTCCTGCGAGACATTCGTCACCATTCCGAGGTCAGAATGATGATTTCAACTATACAGAGGTTAATCCCGATCGACACACTACACATAGTGGTGTTCCACAG TCAACACCGCGAGATGGAGAGGATGTTGCGGCAACAGAGACCGCCTCGGGTGGTTTAGGACAGAATCTGGATGAAGGGGAAATGGGTGAAGGACTATCTCCGGAGAAACAGACCGAGTCAACTCATGGAGCCGAATTAAGAGCTCAGACAGGGGTCCATCATGGGGGAGATGCTGGCATTGGAAACGTGGAGGTGGGCGAGCAGGGGGGAGATGCTGACATTGGACATGACCCCATAAACGTGGAG aatCCCTCGCCTTCAGTAAACGTCGCAGCGCCTGACAATTCTGATGCCGCCAATCCTCCTTCTCGAGTTGATGTG GACGAAGTGAATGTATCATCGGAACGCCGCGTTGATGACCCAGTGTCTGGCGtcgttaataaaattatatcagaAGCGGGCATTGATAAA AACCCGGTCCGACCCTCCGGTGGTTCTGGAACTGATGTACCTCAGACATCATCAGATGTCAATCCGGAGAAAGTGGGTCTTGATGGTGTGCATGACGCTCGTGGTGACGCTACTGTTGCGAATAAGGGTGAGGATGCGGATGAAGATGATGTTACAATTACTAAATTTCAG GCTGGAGATAAGAACACTGATGCAGCCGGTGGTCAAGCTGATGGTGGCAGACGTTGTAGTAGACGTACGCATATAAGTACGAAACGCTACACTCCTCCTGCACCTCCCGTCCGTAAGAAAGATGGAAACAAGAAAGTGGCGCGTCAAACTGATGACAATCCTGCACCTCCTAAACGGGGTAAAAAGGTGGCGGCTGAGCCAAGTAACCCAAAGCCTCGTCGTCAAGAAAAACACACCTTCATAGGTGGCTTCTCCCCATTTACTCCGCCAACCCCAGCTGCAAGAGAGGCCTTCATGAAGACAATGGCGGAGGCAAA ATCAAATGCGCCATCCCTCGGGTCAATCAGTTCCATTGCTTCTTTGGATGATCTGTTCAATTGCACCGGTGTTTGTTCGTATGAG GCTGTGGATCGTGTTGTAGGTTGGATAAGAAAGAGGCGTGACAGCAATCCATCTTCAAAATTTGACTTCATCCCTCCAACTTTCTTTATCGATTTGATCCGAAGTTATCCTGCTTTTGAAGCCATGCAAGATAAGTCCGCCTTCACTTTCCCGGTGTCTCTGCGCAGTCAGTTCATGCACCGGCCACAGTGGTTTACGCAAGTAGACTTTCTCTACAGTCTGATTCTGGTTAAAGACAGGCACTGGGTTGGTATGATCGTAGATTTGCCTATGTGGGCCATCTATGTGGTGGACGCGAACCAGACATGTCCTCCTATTTCAGTGTTGAAAGATGTTGTCAACCCGATATCGATTATGATGCCGTACATGGTATCGAGGTTCTGTCTAACTTCTCGAGCTCGTGAGTTGAATTACCTTCCGTTCCCCATATCTCGCTTAGACATACCAGTTCTACTTGAACATCCAG GGTACGCCGCGGTTGTGGCACTGATCATGTTAGAAATTGCTGTCGTGGGGAAGCCTTTGCTTGATCTGGCTCTCACTGATGAGGAGGTCCGTGTTGCAGCGGAGAACTATGCGATCTCTACCCTGTGTATGTTTAAGGTGGTCCCCCCTAATCCTGCAGTTTAG
- the LOC103853892 gene encoding protein IDA-LIKE 1 encodes MCPPLFSKHCMNLAHKTLFMTVYFVLILLVFSSCNAAERMGPIKVSEMEIVHTRSRSSRHEFTDGYRFKGRVFHILSKRGLVPPSGPSKRQNSVVNDLKH; translated from the coding sequence ATGTGTCCTCCTCTTTTCTCCAAACATTGTATGAATCTTGCTCATAAAACCTTATTTATGACTGTTTATTTCGTCTTGATCCTCTTAGTTTTTAGTTCTTGCAACGCCGCGGAGAGGATGGGACCAATTAAGGTTTCTGAAATGGAAATAGTTCACACAAGATCAAGATCGTCAAGACATGAGTTCACGGATGGTTATAGATTCAAAGGTCGTGTGTTCCATATTTTGTCTAAACGGGGACTTGTACCACCTTCGGGACCTTCCAAAAGGCAGAATTCTGTGGTGAATGATCTCAAACACTAA